DNA from Onthophagus taurus isolate NC chromosome 2, IU_Otau_3.0, whole genome shotgun sequence:
AATTcgtaaaatttctttatggCTTTTtctttcgggtttagtcgcaaTGTTGGGTTTAGTTATAGCAATGATTTCATCACTACCAAAAACTTGTAACCCACAAACCGAGTGGTACCAAGGAAGCGTTTTTTACGAAATATTTCCGGCGAGTTTTAAAGATTCCGACGGCGATGGAATCGGTGATTTTAAAGGGATCTCCTTGAAAGCGAGTTACTTAAAACAGTTGAATGTACGAGCCGTtcgtttaaattcaatttttaaaagcgAAAATTATCCGGAAGATTACAAAAACTCGTCGAGCTTAATCGAATTAGCCCCCGAATTAGGAACGTTAcaagattttaaattattggCGATCTCTTTACGTTTAAACAACATTTCTTTAATACTCGATTTACCACTTTGGCCCCACGTAAAAAAGCTACAATCATTTCCTGAAGAAATACAACCAGCGAACGAAACAGATCATAACGGACCTTccatcgaatttttaaaaagcgaaaacttaattttatcgAATCAAAACGACGAAATCACTCAAGCGATTATTTATTGGATTCGACAAGGTGTTGAtgggttttatttaaaagatttagaacGTTACGTTCACGATGAACATTTTACGGCTTCTTTAAGGAGGTGGAAAACGATTTTAGGGGAGGGAAAACCGATTATTGTTGAttataacgtttttaaattagctCCAAGTAATCttaaaaacgttattttaaACAGCGTTGCTTTATTAGACGTTCAATTGCATGTTGAATTAGGGGTTGATGCATTATCGAAAGAAATCGCGTCTTTACTAAATGGTACTTTATTCTCAACGCAATGGGCGCCATGGATTCATTGGAACATGGGAAATGTGAATTCAATTCGTTTAGCGAATCGGCTAAATCATAGTAATGGGACTTTAGGCGCGAGTCTTCTCCAAATGATGTTACCTGGAACAtcttcgattttttacggCGATGAAATTGGGATTAAACAAATTTCCGATCCACATGGTGAAagaaaagatttagaaaatcTCCATCAATTAGCCGCGATGCTTTGGGAACACCCAGATGTTAAATTTACAAGGAAAGAAGTTCTTCCTTGGATGCACGGAGATCCCATTGAAGTGAATTTTCGCCAATTTGATTTAGTTACTAAAATGGTTCAATTAAGGGAGGATTCGCCTTCGATTTATATGAGAAGCGTTTTTAAAGACGGTGTTAGCAAACCGAACGCGGAAATTAAATACTTTCAAAACGATTTGGTGGTTATTCAAAGATGGTATCCGAGGAGAAAGAATTTCGTTGTTGTTAGTAATCTTGGAACTAATCATCGATCTGGGGATTTATCAAAGAGTTTGTATGGGGGCGAAATCGTTGTTGGGCCTTCAACCAATTCGAAAATTGAAAGCGTCTCGTTCAAATCGATTTCTTTATCGCCGGGGGAATCAgttgttgttgttttaaattaaaagagaatttttgtgaaataaatattgtaataatcataaaaataaaatgatttgaaataaaataataaataatatattattttttaatgttttggaGTTCCTTTACACGCAGCTGGTTCACATTTATTTTGCGTCATCAATTTCACTCTTTGTTTTTTCAGTTCCGGGTCATCTCTCGGTTTAGGAACTTCGTTTAATGGTTCAGTTACCATGTGTTGATAAACAGgtatctaaaaaataaaaaaattataaaaaaagaaattattacaaacaaattttacataTGAAAAAGTTGTATCCAATTCAAATTCATGTCTGTGCGTTTTTCTTTCTGGTAAATGATAAAAGTTGCCGAGAATTGGATCCTCTAATCTATGCCCGTAAATCCCTTTTGTGTAATCTTCAATATCGACAactttttcttgcattttAGCGAGTTGTTTGGCGGTTAATCTGTGTGGGATATCACCACCCATTAAAAccttttaatgaaattattattaaaattaatttgttatttcgAACTTTGATTTACTTTAAACGTTGTCATGCTTTTTACTCTTGAAATATCTGGGGGAATTGtatattcaaaatcatcaCCTGGAGGAACTTCCGGATCTAATGGTTTCCATTTTTTAAAGGTGCCTAATGTGCCTAAATATCTGCCAGATAAAGTCCACAATCTTGCACTATAATCTGCACTGGCActataacaaaaagaaatttttataaattgattctaaaaaaacctaaaaagaTCGTTCGAGTAGTAAAGAAACCAATCTTCGAAGTAATCTCTCAACCCTAAAGCAACTCAATTCCTAATCTAGGTAACATAACTGCACAATAACTGAACTGTAAAATCATTCAATACTAATACAATTTAACTACTAAATTATCCAACACTATATCTCGCCACTCTGTAGCAACCCAAAAGAAGCCAATTAAATCCTGAAGCAACTCAAATAGAAATGAACGTAATGGCACTCAATCCCACTCCAAAGCAACTTTGCTAGAAAGTAACTAAATCGTGCGCTATGTAATTAAAACCCAGAAATTCTTAGATATCATTTAAATTCATGAATACACTTGGATATGGAACTTGGAAATTAATGGAACTCATTTCAATGGAGTTTCTTCTACATGACAGGAAATCCTTGTAAACTCCTAAGATGTGCAAAATCTAATTGCGTCTGGTATGAATCAAGGTCAACAAATTTAAGTAGTCCACAGATGAAGTCAGTGACTCAGCTAGAAAGTAACTCAGTCCATAAACAATCCACAAGCAGAGTATCTCAACTATAAGGTAGCCGATCCCTAAACTAACTTAACACGTTCGCTACCGCGCCTTCTGCAGCAGTTTTCCCGTGTACCATTCGTAGTTTCTTTGATTTCTAGATTCAGGTTTGTGTTACACAACTACACTGTAATTCGACCACAAAGAAGCCAACGAAACCCGATAGCAATTCAACCTTAAAagcaattaaaaatcaattaactCTACCCAAGTCCAAAAGAATTCAACAAAGTAGCCCAACCCCATAGCAACTCAGCCACAAAGAAAGACGTACACCAACTAATCCAAGAAAAGCTAGACTAAACCTCTGCATCGATGCTTTTTCGCTCTGCAAACTCAAATGCAAAAACTAGATAACTCTTGGCACTCGTTGGTGCCTTTGCCGAGACTCTTAAAGTTGGCTAATGCGGTTTCTAATGTTCATATAGGTTTGTGCAATATTTGCCGAATAGAAGCTCTACTAAGACTGGATACAACTTGAAGCTCACCAATAAAATTCTAAACTAGAACTTAAAACAAGCAACTAAAATCTAAAGTATACAGCTACAAAGTTAGTCAACCAATCCAATCCCAAAGCAACTCAACCATAAAACAACCCAACCCCGAAGTAACTAATCCTCAAATCAACTCAATCATAAAAGAACTCAGCCGAAATATAATCCAAATCAAAAGCTTCAACTCCAAATATTagaatttcaagaaatttactgaaaattttctagaaatttaTGAATATGCTTCGCAAATTGTGCACTATGTAATTAAAACCCAGAAATCCTTAGATATCATTGAAATTCATGAATACACTTGGATATGGAACTTGGAAATTAATGGAACTCATTTCAATGGAGTTTCTTCTACATGACAGAAAATCCTTGTAAACTCCTAAGATGTGCAAAATCTAATTGCGTCTGATATGAATCAAGATCAATAAATTTCAGTAGTCCACTGATGAAGTCAATGACTCAGCTAGAAAGTAACTCAGTCCATAAAGAATCCACAAGCAGAGTATCATACAAACATACAAACGGgtttttacattattaatatttgaggTTTATCCATAAAAGCTAATGCAGAAACCAACATTCTATGTCCTCTGTAACTATTTAAAAGAGTAGCTTTTTCTTGACCCCTATTGGCTCGTTTAGCTTTTCCCTCCCGTTTATCTAGGTTCGTGCAACATTTGCCGAATAGAAGCTCAACTAAGACTGGATACAACTTGAAGCTCACCAATAAAATTCTAAACTAAAACCTAAAACAAGCAACTAAAATCTAAAGCATACAGCTACAAAGTTAGTCATGTCCAAAGCAAACCAATCCAATCCCAAAGCAACTCAACCACAAAACAACCCAACCCCGAAGTAACTAATCCTCAAATCAATTCAATCAGAAAAGAACTCAGCCAAAATATAATCCAAATCAAAAGCTTCAACTccaaatattgaaatttcaagaaatttaCTGGAAATCTTCTAGAAATTTATGAATATGCTTCGCAAATTGTGCGCTATGTAATTAAAACCCAGAAATCCTTagatatcattaaaattcatGAATACACTTGGATATGGAACTTGGAAATTAATGGAACTCATTTCAATGGAGTTTCTTCTACATGACAGGAAATCCTTGTAAACTCCTAAGAGTTGCAAAATCTAATTGTGTCTGATATGAATCAAGatcaataaatttaagtaGTCCACTGATGAAGTCAGTGACTCAGTTAGAAAGTAACTCAATCCATAAACAATCCACAAGCAGAGTATCTCAACTATAAGGTAGCAGATCCCTAAACTAACTTTTTCCCGTGTACCATTCGTAGTTTCTTTGATTTCTAGATTCAGGTTTGTGTTATTTACATGTTTGTTTATTGTATATGgcgtttttgtaaaaaaagacTTGATCCAGTTTACTGGACTTTGAATTTCTAAGTTCTGTAACAGCGTTCTGCCACATCCGAATTTCTTCAAAGtctctacttttttttttctaaatacaaCGTAATGTGCTATACAAACCAAAATGAATACTACGGCTACCccaaaatattacaaaacataATTATTGTGCACTGTGCCAGATTCTGAAGCATGGATCTATGCATAAACCAGGGTTTTCTGGACATATCGGGCTGTTGTATCTGGATTTCTTGTAAACTCCACCTCTGCTACACTGGCGACACCTTTTCATCGCGGATTTGTCTTTCTGTATATCCATCATTGACCTGTAGCCACGAAAAACCTTTTAGTCCAGTAGACTGGACGCCGATAGCGAACGTGTTAATTACTAAATAATCCAGCACTATAGCACGCCAACCTACAGCAATCGAAAGCAACCCAAAGGAACTCAACCACAAATTGACTCAACCCAACTCCAAAACAACTCAACCAGAAAATAAGCCAACCCCAAAGCAACTTAACTACCaagtaatttaattctatAGCAACGAAACTACTCAACCCAACCTCAAAGCAACTAAAATCTAAAGTATACAGCTACAAAGTTATTCATCTCCGAAATAAACCAATCTATCTCTACAACAACTCAACTATAAATAGCCCATCTCCAAACCTAACCTATCAAATACCACATCAACTCTATCATAAAGCAACACAACCACAAAGCAACCATCTACGTAGCAGTTCCACCTCAAAGTCACTCAACCAATAAGTTATCCAACATCAAAGCTAGTCAATTTGCCCAGAAACCAACTCAATCAAATTGTCAGGTATCATTTTACTGgcagaattttttatttgctaTATCTGGCAAAATTAAACCAATTTAACATTCAACATTTCACCAttataaccaatttttaaaaaatagtcaTATTAATACATACAAATGAATTTTTAccttattaatatttgaggTTTATCCATAAAAGCTAATGCAGAAACCAACATCCTATGTCCTCTGTAACTATTTAAAAGAGTAGGTTTTTCTTGACCCCTATTGGCTCGTTTAGCTTTTCCCTCAAACAAATCCCTCCACATAAATGGAAATTTTACTCTATAAAGTGGCATGCATACTTTAACATCCTCCCCAGTACAATAATCTTTCATTAGCCAAGTTTTAATGTAACCACTTGTTGTGcctaaacaaaattttcatttaaataatataaaaaaataaaaaatattaatacctgtaaataaatattcatctTGTTCATCGGTACACATAGAAACAACATAATCTCCACCTTTATGTATAGCATAAAAAGCGGTGATAAATCCCCCGCTGTTATGATGAGACCAAACTTGAATTGCTCCGTTTTCTAAACTAACCAATAAGGTTCCTACATGGGGAAGCATTGGTCGTGAACTTAAAAAAGTCATAGCTCTTATTGCTAAACCTCTTATTGCTATTGTTGTTTTAGGCATGAGAACAACTGTTAATCTTCGAGCTTTTACACCTGGAATCTTTGATGTAGCCGTACTAACTGCCGCCGTTGGATGTTCCATCGTTTTCGCGGGTCCTTCTAAATGCACAACCAAAGGTTTTTTAGTATTagcctttttaaatttttttgattgtttcTCTTTTGTGTAATGCAATTTAATTCTATGCGTAGGATCGGTAACGTTGTATCTCTTATATGCTTGTCCGGTTTCTAATTGCCACATAACCAATTCTCCAGTATAAGAACTGGTAACTAAAGTTTGAGGAATTCTTGCGGATGAACATAAAACGTCTTCAGTGTGATTCGTCTCCCAGCTTTTACTGAACGCTCCACCAGGTCCTGCGTGACCACCACTATCAGCGAATTCTGTTACGTGCCTATTCCAACCGATCGCTAAAATTCTTCCTTTAATCCAAACAACTCCGGTGACTTCGCAGTTATCTTCTATGCGCATATTTCGCATGCATGTTCCGGTATTGAAGTTCCATGTTTTTAAGGATCCATCATGGGCTCCTGTTAGAAGAAGCTGATAACCAGGGTCGAAAGTTGCTGCTGTTATTTCTACGGGGTGGACTTTGCCGTGTAAAGTTCTTATGTGAGCCTCTTTTACTACGGACATTCGCCTTCCTTTCCATGGATCCCAAACTATTATGAAACT
Protein-coding regions in this window:
- the LOC111427562 gene encoding amino acid transporter heavy chain SLC3A1-like, which encodes MVEDFRGKIMEGFLRVDPTATTLPGSPTNSFLTDEVASTCPLLTPSPPTNDLINPLPETDQPSFVIGEELANKLQHVKDDDKAADSVSSSSSALAEPACTTLLNHKHNNYHHITKDENSACEETIGKVQPLQLTFKKPPQDYFFMTWNWPLIRKISLWLFLSGLVAMLGLVIAMISSLPKTCNPQTEWYQGSVFYEIFPASFKDSDGDGIGDFKGISLKASYLKQLNVRAVRLNSIFKSENYPEDYKNSSSLIELAPELGTLQDFKLLAISLRLNNISLILDLPLWPHVKKLQSFPEEIQPANETDHNGPSIEFLKSENLILSNQNDEITQAIIYWIRQGVDGFYLKDLERYVHDEHFTASLRRWKTILGEGKPIIVDYNVFKLAPSNLKNVILNSVALLDVQLHVELGVDALSKEIASLLNGTLFSTQWAPWIHWNMGNVNSIRLANRLNHSNGTLGASLLQMMLPGTSSIFYGDEIGIKQISDPHGERKDLENLHQLAAMLWEHPDVKFTRKEVLPWMHGDPIEVNFRQFDLVTKMVQLREDSPSIYMRSVFKDGVSKPNAEIKYFQNDLVVIQRWYPRRKNFVVVSNLGTNHRSGDLSKSLYGGEIVVGPSTNSKIESVSFKSISLSPGESVVVVLN
- the LOC111427563 gene encoding WD repeat-containing protein on Y chromosome, which produces MEHSSSSKRDNENALHKLLDENHLVRIHKFFLREESGQLDINQLKQVLHDVAKLDFDPDKFEVVFRKINIKRDGLVTWDEFISHLILNFKNQDVVAEYQDLDPPISKPPRILKSYHRHPINRITFSPNMKPDRSVNFSDGSYVTCSRDGDINYWSLDFSLERSVQSKCLDLKVATTWVTDLVCLPDVSAVCTSSTERDIRFYDTSARKFDIRVIFSSLDYAVCTMHYVIAKDAESESMLLLGDMGGNVKVILFNSLARGPFKSKLGEPLMRARYDALVKGVVPGFRLVEFKNVHSDWVQQVSYYPGLSMIASCAVCPKVSVQLRDLNENKGIYIYKMTRGAYCFTFADGIHLMATGSPDCLVKVWNIFVPRRPSVIFQGHHSGVVSVVFQDDAKILCSISTDKCIKVWDVAAQCCLQTYTGLPSELGEHTDLTVLYNPDTRQLLIGMVMVAIVPLCPTQSGEHTDGNTHCSAISVLLYNPLFEVIVTCGLDSFIIVWDPWKGRRMSVVKEAHIRTLHGKVHPVEITAATFDPGYQLLLTGAHDGSLKTWNFNTGTCMRNMRIEDNCEVTGVVWIKGRILAIGWNRHVTEFADSGGHAGPGGAFSKSWETNHTEDVLCSSARIPQTLVTSSYTGELVMWQLETGQAYKRYNVTDPTHRIKLHYTKEKQSKKFKKANTKKPLVVHLEGPAKTMEHPTAAVSTATSKIPGVKARRLTVVLMPKTTIAIRGLAIRAMTFLSSRPMLPHVGTLLVSLENGAIQVWSHHNSGGFITAFYAIHKGGDYVVSMCTDEQDEYLFTGTTSGYIKTWLMKDYCTGEDVKVCMPLYRVKFPFMWRDLFEGKAKRANRGQEKPTLLNSYRGHRMLVSALAFMDKPQILISASADYSARLWTLSGRYLGTLGTFKKWKPLDPEVPPGDDFEYTIPPDISRVKSMTTFKVLMGGDIPHRLTAKQLAKMQEKVVDIEDYTKGIYGHRLEDPILGNFYHLPERKTHRHEFELDTTFSYIPVYQHMVTEPLNEVPKPRDDPELKKQRVKLMTQNKCEPAACKGTPKH